A region from the Cytophagia bacterium CHB2 genome encodes:
- a CDS encoding Txe/YoeB family addiction module toxin, which translates to MANKGKASAPRKNAREAVFQPEFREDLRYWVETDRKIALRAFALIEAILRDPFAGIGKPEPLKYLSAGAWSRRLTQEHRIVYVVGSDCIDFLQARYYY; encoded by the coding sequence TTGGCCAATAAAGGCAAAGCCTCTGCGCCCAGAAAGAATGCGCGAGAGGCGGTATTTCAACCGGAATTCCGGGAAGACCTTCGCTATTGGGTAGAAACAGATCGTAAAATCGCCCTTCGTGCTTTTGCGCTCATTGAAGCGATTCTGCGAGACCCATTTGCCGGTATCGGTAAGCCGGAACCGTTGAAATACCTCTCAGCAGGAGCGTGGTCGCGGCGTTTGACGCAGGAGCATCGGATTGTGTACGTTGTTGGCAGTGACTGTATCGATTTTCTTCAGGCCCGATATTATTATTGA
- a CDS encoding type II toxin-antitoxin system prevent-host-death family antitoxin, translated as MPIQTSYTNARANLAKLCDEVTDNREVVIINRRGYEDVVLIAASELASIAETAHLLRSPKNAKRLLAALKRAQNRTIKPKKIEKLRREVGLGQ; from the coding sequence ATGCCTATCCAAACAAGCTACACCAATGCGCGCGCCAATCTTGCAAAGTTGTGTGACGAAGTCACGGACAACCGGGAAGTTGTTATCATTAACCGGCGTGGCTATGAAGATGTCGTGCTGATTGCCGCTTCAGAACTGGCAAGCATCGCCGAAACAGCACATTTGCTTAGGTCTCCGAAGAATGCAAAACGGCTTTTAGCTGCGTTAAAGCGGGCGCAGAATCGAACGATCAAACCTAAAAAAATAGAAAAACTCCGCCGTGAGGTCGGGCTTGGCCAATAA
- a CDS encoding riboflavin synthase → MRFRFVRIRRTVVFTGLVEEIGQIKTVRAAGASRQFAISAPKITADIKIDDSICINGVCLTVIRHDADSFEVQAVDETLRKTNLGQLQTGSKVNLERALRPTDRLGGHFVQGHVDGTARIISLEPQAAGKLMTVEVPESLCRYVIQHGSIALDGVSLTVARLAGNSITLALIPHTLASTTLGLRRPGDSLNVETDLLGKYIEKLMTHSAHGTEGIIDKLKAGGYITSQ, encoded by the coding sequence TTGAGATTCCGGTTCGTCCGGATTAGGAGAACAGTAGTGTTTACCGGCCTCGTCGAAGAAATCGGACAAATCAAAACCGTGCGCGCCGCCGGCGCCTCGCGGCAATTTGCGATTTCTGCCCCCAAAATTACCGCAGACATAAAAATCGATGACAGCATTTGCATCAACGGCGTGTGCTTGACGGTGATTCGCCATGACGCGGATTCATTCGAAGTTCAAGCCGTCGATGAAACGCTGCGCAAAACCAATCTCGGCCAATTGCAAACCGGCAGCAAGGTGAATTTGGAACGGGCGCTGCGGCCCACCGATCGCCTGGGCGGGCATTTCGTGCAAGGCCATGTTGACGGCACCGCACGCATCATTAGCCTTGAGCCGCAAGCTGCGGGCAAGCTTATGACCGTGGAAGTGCCGGAGAGCTTATGCCGTTATGTTATTCAACACGGCTCGATTGCGCTCGACGGCGTGAGTTTGACCGTTGCCCGCCTCGCAGGAAATTCCATTACGCTCGCGCTGATTCCGCACACGCTGGCGAGCACGACGCTGGGCCTGCGCCGCCCCGGCGATTCTCTGAACGTGGAAACGGATTTGCTGGGAAAATATATTGAAAAATTAATGACTCATTCTGCTCACGGCACAGAAGGAATCATTGACAAGTTGAAGGCCGGGGGTTATATTACCTCCCAATGA
- the ribD gene encoding bifunctional diaminohydroxyphosphoribosylaminopyrimidine deaminase/5-amino-6-(5-phosphoribosylamino)uracil reductase RibD encodes METRFSNSDKEFLQTAIDLAGRGRGFVSPNPMVGAVVVREGEIVGTGYHRKFGGDHAEVEALREAGALAKGATLYCTLEPCSHYGKTPPCVDRVIESGISKVIIGSVDPNPLVNGRGIKLLRESGIAVETGLLEEACRRLNESYFKYITTRLPFLTLKIAQSIDGKIADAKGHSRWISNERARAFVHRWRWQSDAVLVGIGTVLQDDPQLTVRHEDGPQPRRIILDSHLRMPLHAKVLNDSHVNKTIVIASSECKEFEKQNAIQQRGARVWPLPPSPSGSLPITRVLERLGQEGIAAVLVEGGRRVFSSLLAERHADRLACFIAPMLLGEGIVAFKDLPIASMLHAITLDQTEWRVLDDNALVTGQIKYPKME; translated from the coding sequence GTGGAAACTCGCTTCTCAAATTCCGATAAAGAATTCCTCCAAACCGCCATCGATCTCGCGGGCCGCGGGCGCGGGTTTGTCAGTCCGAACCCGATGGTCGGCGCAGTAGTTGTGCGGGAGGGAGAGATCGTTGGCACCGGCTATCACCGCAAATTTGGCGGCGATCACGCCGAGGTGGAAGCGTTGCGCGAAGCCGGCGCGCTGGCGAAAGGCGCAACGCTGTATTGCACGCTCGAGCCGTGCAGCCACTACGGCAAAACCCCGCCGTGCGTCGATCGCGTGATCGAATCCGGCATCAGCAAAGTCATCATCGGCAGCGTCGATCCCAATCCTCTCGTCAACGGCCGCGGCATCAAGTTGCTGCGCGAGAGCGGCATCGCGGTTGAAACCGGCTTGCTCGAAGAGGCCTGCCGCCGCCTCAATGAATCCTACTTCAAATACATCACCACCCGCCTGCCGTTTTTGACGCTTAAAATTGCGCAAAGCATCGACGGCAAAATTGCGGATGCCAAAGGCCATTCGCGCTGGATCAGCAACGAGCGCGCGCGCGCTTTCGTGCACCGCTGGCGCTGGCAAAGCGACGCCGTGCTGGTGGGCATCGGCACGGTTTTGCAGGATGATCCGCAATTGACCGTGCGCCATGAAGACGGCCCGCAACCGCGCCGCATCATTCTCGACAGCCATTTGCGCATGCCGCTGCACGCCAAAGTGCTGAACGACAGCCACGTCAATAAAACCATTGTCATCGCTTCCAGCGAGTGCAAAGAATTCGAAAAGCAGAACGCCATTCAGCAGCGCGGCGCGCGGGTATGGCCTTTGCCGCCTTCGCCTTCCGGCAGTTTGCCGATCACGCGCGTGCTCGAGCGCCTCGGACAGGAAGGCATCGCCGCGGTGTTGGTGGAAGGAGGGAGGCGTGTTTTCAGCAGCCTGCTGGCGGAGCGGCACGCCGACCGGCTGGCCTGCTTCATCGCGCCTATGCTGCTGGGCGAGGGTATTGTGGCTTTCAAAGATTTGCCGATTGCCAGCATGCTGCACGCCATCACGCTTGATCAGACAGAATGGCGAGTCCTGGACGACAACGCGCTGGTAACCGGGCAGATCAAGTATCCGAAGATGGAATAA